The following are encoded together in the Pseudoalteromonas piscicida genome:
- the groL gene encoding chaperonin GroEL (60 kDa chaperone family; promotes refolding of misfolded polypeptides especially under stressful conditions; forms two stacked rings of heptamers to form a barrel-shaped 14mer; ends can be capped by GroES; misfolded proteins enter the barrel where they are refolded when GroES binds), whose translation MAAKEVRFAGDARTKMLKGVNVLADAVKVTLGPKGRNVVLEKSFGAPTITKDGVSVAKEIELEDKFENMGAQMVKEVASKANDAAGDGTTTATVLAQAIVNEGLKSVAAGMNPMDLKRGIDKAVIAAVEELKTLSVPCSDAKAIAQVGTISANSDKEIGDIIAEAMEKVGRESGVITVEEGQSLQNELDVVEGMQFDRGYLSPYFINNAEKGQVELDNPHILLVDKKISNIRELLPTLEAVAKTSKPLLIIAEDLEGEALATLVVNNMRGIVKVAAVKAPGFGDRRKAMLQDIATLTGGTVISEEIGLELEKATVEDLGTAKRVVITKDDTTIIDGAGEQEAIDGRVSQIKAQIEEATSDYDKEKLQERMAKLAGGVAVIKVGAATEVEMKEKKDRVEDALHATRAAVEEGVVPGGGVALVRVASKLESLTGDNEDQNLGIKVALRAMEAPLRQIVSNAGDEASVVVNAVKAGEGNYGYNAATGEYSDMIEMGILDPTKVTRSALQFAASVAGLMITTEAMVAEIPKEEAAGPDMGGMGGMGGMGGMM comes from the coding sequence ATGGCAGCTAAAGAAGTTCGTTTTGCAGGTGACGCTCGTACAAAAATGCTAAAAGGCGTAAACGTACTAGCAGACGCAGTAAAAGTAACACTAGGTCCTAAAGGCCGTAACGTTGTTTTAGAAAAGTCATTCGGTGCACCTACTATCACTAAAGACGGTGTATCTGTTGCGAAAGAGATCGAGCTTGAAGATAAGTTCGAGAACATGGGCGCACAAATGGTTAAAGAAGTTGCGTCTAAAGCAAATGACGCAGCGGGTGATGGTACAACCACTGCAACAGTACTTGCGCAAGCTATCGTGAATGAAGGCCTAAAGTCAGTTGCTGCGGGTATGAACCCAATGGATCTTAAGCGTGGTATCGACAAAGCCGTTATCGCTGCAGTTGAAGAACTAAAAACGCTTTCAGTTCCTTGTTCAGACGCTAAAGCGATTGCACAAGTTGGTACGATTTCAGCTAACTCTGACAAAGAGATTGGTGACATCATTGCTGAAGCAATGGAAAAAGTAGGTCGCGAGTCTGGTGTTATCACTGTAGAAGAAGGTCAATCACTACAGAACGAACTAGATGTAGTTGAAGGTATGCAGTTTGACCGTGGTTACCTTTCTCCGTACTTTATCAACAACGCTGAAAAAGGCCAAGTTGAGCTAGATAACCCACATATCCTTCTAGTAGACAAGAAAATCTCTAACATTCGTGAACTTCTACCTACACTAGAAGCAGTTGCTAAAACAAGCAAGCCGCTACTAATCATTGCTGAAGACCTTGAAGGTGAAGCGCTGGCAACTCTGGTTGTAAACAACATGCGTGGTATCGTGAAAGTTGCAGCGGTTAAAGCGCCTGGCTTTGGTGACCGTCGTAAAGCGATGCTACAAGATATTGCGACACTAACTGGTGGTACAGTTATCTCTGAAGAAATTGGCCTTGAGCTTGAGAAAGCTACGGTTGAAGACCTAGGTACAGCGAAGCGCGTGGTTATCACTAAAGACGACACAACTATCATCGACGGTGCTGGCGAGCAAGAAGCAATCGATGGTCGCGTATCTCAGATCAAAGCACAAATCGAAGAAGCAACTTCTGACTACGACAAAGAGAAACTACAAGAGCGCATGGCAAAACTTGCAGGCGGTGTTGCAGTAATCAAAGTTGGCGCAGCAACCGAAGTTGAAATGAAAGAGAAGAAAGACCGCGTAGAAGATGCACTACACGCAACTCGCGCAGCGGTTGAAGAAGGTGTAGTACCTGGTGGTGGTGTTGCGCTAGTTCGCGTTGCGAGCAAGCTTGAATCGCTAACAGGTGACAACGAAGACCAAAACCTCGGTATCAAAGTGGCACTTCGTGCGATGGAAGCACCACTTCGTCAAATCGTTTCAAACGCAGGTGACGAAGCATCAGTTGTGGTTAACGCAGTTAAAGCAGGCGAAGGTAACTACGGTTACAACGCTGCGACTGGCGAATACAGCGACATGATCGAAATGGGTATCCTAGACCCAACTAAAGTAACGCGTTCTGCACTACAGTTTGCAGCATCGGTTGCTGGTCTAATGATCACTACAGAAGCGATGGTTGCTGAAATTCCGAAAGAAGAAGCTGCTGGTCCAGATATGGGCGGCATGGGCGGAATGGGTGGCATGGGCGGTATGATGTGA
- a CDS encoding protein-disulfide reductase DsbD, translating into MRLLVVLFSLLMWFPAQANNAVLDSLLAPKQQTFLPVKEAFKFDFDQQGNTLFVGWDIADGYYLYKKNLQIIAKQADIQVPELEPGKMIEDEFFGRTEVYFNNLSVISKLSNIEQGAIVKIRYQGCAEAGLCYPPEIVEVPLSTIAGEKPKTTSTKAPETKAPETKAEVQSESAPVDSANLSFTEQLMQRSLLANILTFFGLGIGLAFTPCVFPMFPILSSLIAGQQGLSTKKAFSLSFVYVQGMAVTYAALGLVVAYFGGQIQGYLQHPAVLISFSILFVALALSMFGVYEIRLPSGMMDKLTQLSNKQKGGNYWGVFIMGVLSGLIASPCTTAPLSGALLFVAQSGDYVVGAVTLYALSLGMGLPLLLLGTSGGKLLPKAGGWMDQVKTLFGFVMLFVPLILLERILDTTVIISLAGGLAVATALYLHYWQSQLQAGKGKTTLWGFAITLFIVGLYALKTSLFPAPTAVVSTATTQAKVVTGEQKFKLLPDLAALKVAVAEANAKGKVPIVDLYAEWCVACKEFEKYTFPKPEVQAQFKDYELLKLDLTKANDNTQEIMEAFTVFGLPTILIFDSQGNEMPTHRITGFLDAKDFAAHLEKAKQDAK; encoded by the coding sequence ATGCGACTCTTAGTAGTTCTTTTCTCATTGCTGATGTGGTTTCCCGCGCAAGCAAACAATGCGGTGCTAGACAGCTTACTGGCTCCTAAACAACAGACTTTTTTACCAGTAAAAGAAGCATTCAAGTTCGATTTTGACCAGCAAGGCAACACCTTGTTTGTGGGTTGGGACATCGCCGACGGCTATTACTTATATAAGAAGAATCTTCAAATTATCGCCAAGCAAGCCGACATCCAAGTGCCGGAGCTTGAACCAGGAAAGATGATTGAAGATGAGTTTTTTGGTCGCACTGAAGTCTACTTTAATAACTTATCTGTTATCTCTAAGCTCAGTAATATCGAGCAAGGTGCAATCGTAAAAATACGCTATCAAGGCTGCGCCGAAGCTGGACTTTGCTATCCGCCAGAAATTGTTGAAGTGCCGTTAAGCACGATTGCCGGAGAAAAGCCAAAGACCACCTCAACCAAAGCTCCTGAAACAAAAGCACCTGAGACAAAAGCAGAAGTTCAAAGCGAAAGCGCGCCTGTAGATAGCGCTAACTTGTCTTTCACTGAGCAGCTAATGCAGCGCAGCTTGCTTGCGAATATTTTGACGTTCTTTGGCCTCGGTATTGGTCTTGCCTTTACCCCTTGTGTATTCCCGATGTTCCCGATTTTGTCGAGCCTCATAGCTGGTCAACAAGGCCTTTCGACTAAAAAAGCCTTCAGTCTATCTTTTGTCTATGTGCAAGGTATGGCGGTCACTTACGCTGCGCTTGGGTTAGTCGTTGCGTATTTCGGTGGCCAAATTCAAGGCTACTTGCAGCATCCAGCGGTACTTATCAGCTTTAGTATATTGTTCGTCGCACTCGCGCTATCTATGTTTGGGGTTTACGAAATTCGTTTACCTAGCGGCATGATGGATAAACTCACTCAGCTCAGTAACAAACAAAAAGGCGGCAATTACTGGGGCGTATTCATTATGGGTGTGCTTTCTGGACTTATTGCATCGCCTTGCACCACAGCTCCACTTTCTGGCGCGCTATTATTTGTCGCGCAAAGTGGTGATTATGTGGTGGGCGCGGTAACGCTATACGCACTTAGTTTGGGCATGGGCCTACCGCTATTACTGCTAGGTACCTCAGGTGGAAAATTACTGCCAAAAGCCGGTGGCTGGATGGATCAGGTCAAAACGCTATTTGGTTTTGTGATGCTCTTCGTACCGCTTATCCTACTAGAGCGCATACTAGATACGACAGTGATTATCTCACTTGCCGGTGGTCTTGCCGTAGCGACAGCACTCTACTTGCATTATTGGCAAAGCCAATTACAGGCAGGCAAAGGTAAAACCACATTGTGGGGCTTTGCGATCACCTTGTTTATTGTTGGCTTATACGCATTAAAAACAAGCTTGTTTCCAGCACCTACAGCCGTTGTAAGTACCGCAACGACTCAAGCTAAGGTCGTTACAGGAGAGCAGAAGTTTAAGTTACTACCTGACTTAGCCGCGCTTAAAGTCGCCGTTGCAGAAGCAAATGCTAAGGGCAAAGTGCCTATCGTTGATTTATACGCAGAGTGGTGTGTTGCGTGTAAAGAGTTTGAGAAATACACTTTCCCGAAACCTGAAGTACAAGCACAGTTCAAAGATTACGAGCTATTAAAGCTCGACTTGACCAAAGCCAATGACAACACCCAAGAGATCATGGAAGCATTTACGGTGTTTGGTTTACCGACTATTTTAATCTTTGATAGCCAAGGTAATGAGATGCCAACACACCGCATCACAGGCTTTTTAGACGCAAAAGACTTTGCAGCCCACCTAGAAAAGGCCAAGCAGGACGCAAAGTAA
- the accB gene encoding acetyl-CoA carboxylase biotin carboxyl carrier protein — protein sequence MDIRKIKKLIELVEESGIAELEITEGEESVRINRHSSAPVYAQPQQYMAAPAAPAPAAPAAAPAAVEAAPAESSTPAGHQVKSPMVGTFYTASSPTAAAYVEVGSKVNVGDTLCIVEAMKMMNQIESDKAGVVKAILVENGEPVEFDQPLFIIE from the coding sequence ATGGATATTCGCAAGATCAAAAAACTTATCGAGCTAGTAGAAGAATCAGGTATTGCAGAGCTAGAAATCACTGAAGGTGAAGAGTCAGTACGTATCAATCGCCACAGCAGTGCACCAGTTTATGCACAACCTCAACAATACATGGCAGCTCCAGCGGCACCTGCACCAGCAGCACCAGCGGCGGCTCCTGCAGCAGTAGAAGCAGCCCCAGCAGAAAGCAGCACACCTGCGGGTCATCAAGTTAAGTCTCCTATGGTTGGTACTTTCTACACAGCTTCTTCTCCAACAGCAGCGGCATACGTTGAAGTAGGTTCAAAAGTAAATGTTGGCGACACACTTTGTATCGTTGAAGCCATGAAGATGATGAACCAGATCGAATCAGACAAAGCTGGTGTAGTGAAAGCAATCCTAGTTGAAAACGGTGAGCCAGTAGAATTCGACCAACCGCTATTCATCATCGAATAA
- the cutA gene encoding divalent-cation tolerance protein CutA — MGVRYKLVLSTCDSVAEARKIATQLVEQKLAACVNLIPAVESIYVWEGQVEHAQETKLLIKTKSEKLEQVMAAIRDLHSYDVPEIQVVDVTSGNLAYFKWMDEVLL, encoded by the coding sequence ATGGGCGTAAGATATAAACTCGTCTTATCTACATGCGATTCAGTTGCTGAAGCGCGTAAGATTGCAACGCAACTTGTAGAGCAAAAACTTGCAGCTTGTGTGAACCTAATCCCAGCAGTGGAATCTATTTATGTTTGGGAAGGTCAGGTTGAACATGCACAAGAAACCAAGCTGTTAATCAAGACAAAATCCGAAAAACTAGAGCAAGTAATGGCCGCTATTCGCGACTTACACAGTTATGATGTCCCAGAAATTCAAGTCGTGGATGTCACCAGCGGCAACTTAGCTTATTTCAAATGGATGGACGAGGTATTATTGTAA
- a CDS encoding co-chaperone GroES, giving the protein MNIRPLHDRVIVKRLEEETKSAGGIVLTGSAAEKSSRGEVVAVGNGRVLDNGETKALQVKAGDTVLFGSYIEKTEKIEGQEYLIMREDNILGIVE; this is encoded by the coding sequence ATGAACATTCGTCCTTTACATGATCGCGTCATTGTTAAGCGTCTTGAAGAAGAAACAAAGTCAGCTGGCGGCATTGTGTTAACTGGTTCTGCAGCTGAAAAGTCTTCACGTGGTGAAGTGGTTGCAGTAGGCAACGGCCGCGTGTTGGACAATGGTGAAACTAAAGCACTACAAGTAAAAGCTGGCGACACAGTGTTGTTCGGCTCTTACATCGAAAAAACTGAAAAGATCGAAGGTCAAGAGTACCTGATCATGCGTGAAGATAACATCTTAGGCATCGTAGAATAA
- a CDS encoding FxsA family protein, whose protein sequence is MFRFLFILFIAIPIIEIALLIQVSEVIGGFATIALVIGTAILGARLVKQQGLGAYVNVQQQMSRGQLPAQDLFTGLCVIIAGVLLMTPGIMTDVLGFLLLTPAVRKKLAQSLLAHATVRVQTGMHSGQSPFANQSRDEQSEQQEEIRDPFKNQSGRNSSTTIEGEYERKD, encoded by the coding sequence ATGTTTAGATTCTTATTTATTTTATTTATCGCTATTCCGATTATTGAAATTGCTTTGCTGATCCAAGTCAGCGAGGTGATAGGCGGTTTTGCTACCATTGCGCTTGTAATTGGTACCGCTATTTTAGGGGCAAGACTGGTTAAACAGCAGGGTCTTGGCGCTTATGTCAACGTACAGCAACAGATGTCTCGTGGGCAATTGCCTGCACAAGATTTATTTACCGGTTTGTGTGTGATCATTGCCGGCGTGCTATTGATGACGCCTGGGATCATGACCGATGTATTAGGTTTTTTACTGTTAACTCCAGCCGTTAGAAAAAAGCTGGCGCAGTCGCTTTTAGCTCATGCCACCGTAAGAGTGCAAACAGGCATGCATTCAGGCCAGTCACCGTTTGCTAATCAATCACGTGACGAGCAATCGGAGCAGCAAGAAGAAATTAGAGATCCATTTAAAAATCAATCGGGTAGAAATTCTTCAACAACGATTGAAGGTGAATACGAAAGAAAAGACTAA
- the aroQ gene encoding type II 3-dehydroquinate dehydratase, which yields MSAKLKILLVNGPNLNMLGRREPHKYGTQTLNEIVDGLTEYAETQQVSLSHIQSNSEAQLIEAIHAQYAQCDAIIINPAAFTHTSIALRDALLSVDIPFYEVHITNVYAREPFRHKSYFSDVAEGVICGLGALGYRAAFDAALAQLRKQNNSN from the coding sequence ATGTCTGCAAAATTAAAGATTTTATTAGTAAACGGCCCTAATTTGAATATGCTAGGTCGCCGTGAGCCGCACAAGTACGGCACGCAGACGCTCAACGAGATTGTTGACGGATTAACTGAATATGCAGAAACACAGCAAGTCAGCTTGTCACACATTCAAAGTAATAGTGAAGCGCAGCTAATCGAGGCTATTCACGCTCAATATGCACAATGCGATGCGATTATCATTAATCCCGCCGCATTTACCCATACGAGCATTGCCCTTCGAGACGCTTTACTCAGTGTGGACATCCCTTTTTATGAAGTACACATCACTAATGTGTACGCCAGAGAGCCATTTCGTCACAAGTCTTATTTTTCTGATGTGGCGGAAGGCGTGATATGTGGATTAGGCGCGTTGGGCTATCGTGCTGCATTTGATGCAGCGTTAGCGCAATTGCGAAAACAAAATAACTCAAATTAA